A window of Apium graveolens cultivar Ventura chromosome 8, ASM990537v1, whole genome shotgun sequence contains these coding sequences:
- the LOC141679430 gene encoding uncharacterized protein LOC141679430 has product MSLISWNCHGIGTPWASQFIKEVIFQKRPDFVFLCEILCKSSVVEKLRTTLNFDGKIVVEASGHSGGLAFLWRSKDTVTLRSYSKNHNDVDITTRESIKYRLTGIYGEPDRSKREETWNLIRHLYNNSNSPWCLIGDMNNTLTQKDKNGGHPYPDRLLSGFQETLTNCNLADLNLQEHQFTWERGVGTHNHIEVRLDRALVNHDSLHLFRDVKLMNLEVSTSDHSPIWLIPTPGQSFAQTKRFRFKNAWLREPMCVQLVKEVWCSLIDSFYDKLTKCSEVLSEWGKEFTGSFKKWINRSKRIIQMLKGRTDNNSLLLRCEEKKKLTETYAQQEVFWGQRFKQLWLREGDQNSRFFHNATKVRRKLNQIERLKGNQGNIVEWGRGLEHTVESYF; this is encoded by the coding sequence ATGAGTTTGATCAGCTGGAATTGCCATGGAATCGGGACTCCATGGGCTTCACAATTCATCAAGGAGGTTATCTTCCAAAAACGCCCCGACTTTGTTTTCCTTTGTGAAATATTGTGTAAATCATCAGTAGTAGAAAAACTAAGAACAACTTTAAATTTTGATGGTAAGATAGTGGTTGAAGCGAGTGGTCACAGTGGAGGTTTAGCCTTTCTTTGGCGTTCAAAAGACACGGTTACATTGCGTTCATACAGCAAAAACCACAATGATGTTGACATAACTACTAGGGAGAGTATAAAGTACCGTCTTACAGGTATTTACGGGGAACCTGATCGATCCAAGAGAGAAGAAACATGGAATTTGATCAGGCATCTGTATAACAACAGTAATAGTCCCTGGTGTTTGATTGGAGATATGAATAATACCCTCACTCAGAAGGACAAAAATGGTGGTCATCCCTATCCTGATCGTTTGCTATCAGGTTTTCAAGAAACTCTCACTAATTGTAACCTGGCTGATTTAAATCTGCAAGAGCATCAATTTACTTGGGAAAGAGGAGTGGGGACTCATAATCATATAGAGGTACGTCTTGATCGGGCTTTGGTAAATCATGATTCTCTGCATTTATTTAGGGATGTCAAACTCATGAATCTAGAGGTTTCCACATCGGATCACTCTCCAATTTGGCTAATTCCTACTCCTGGGCAAAGTTTTGCCCAAACAAAAAGATTTAGATTCAAAAATGCCTGGTTGAGAGAACCCATGTGTGTTCAGCTGGTGAAAGAAGTGTGGTGTAGTCTGATTGATTCTTTCTATGACAAATTGACTAAGTGCTCTGAGGTTTTGTCTGAATGGGGAAAGGAGTTCACTGGTAGTTTCAAAAAATGGATAAATAGAAGCAAAAGAATCATTCAAATGCTTAAAGGCCGTACTGATAACAACTCTTTGCTACTTAGGTGTGAGGAGAAAAAGAAGTTAACGGAAACTTATGCTCAGCAGGAAGTGTTTTGGGGTCAGAGATTTAAACAACTTTGGCTCCGTGAAGGAGATCAAAATAGTCGATTTTTTCATAATGCCACAAAAGTCAGAAGAAAGTTAAATCAAATCGAACGTCTTAAGGGCAATCAAGGGAATATTGTGGAATGGGGGAGAGGTCTAGAGCACACAGTCGAGAGCTACTTTTAG
- the LOC141679431 gene encoding uncharacterized protein LOC141679431 has translation MVTVESYGQSGGVALLWRNKDEVVLKSLNKNHIDVVIKSKGGLEYRLTGIYGEPDMSKRKETWDLIRRLSAVNSLPWCLIGDMNNVLSQNDKRGGRPYPQYLLQGFQAILNDCELIDMDLCGYQYTWERGSDSENSIEVRLDRALVTQDFLSMFTNARLTNLEVSTSDHCPLWLETQIAVHLKVTKSFRFENAWLREPMCYQLVENVWNRGSDRSFFDKLLRCTELLSAWGQEVTGSFKMRINRCKKILKTLKGRRDTDSLKVFREEKKNLTEIYAVRYI, from the coding sequence ATGGTGACTGTGGAGTCGTATGGTCAGAGTGGTGGAGTGGCTTTGTTATGGAGGAATAAGGACGAAGTAGTTTTGAAATCTTTGAATAAAAATCATATTGATGTGGTTATTAAATCGAAAGGAGGTCTTGAGTATAGGTTAACTGGTATATATGGGGAGCCAGACATGTCAAAGAGGAAGGAAACTTGGGATTTGATAAGAAGATTGTCGGCAGTCAACTCCTTACCGTGGTGTTTGATCGGAGATATGAACAACGTCCTTTCTCAGAATGATAAGAGGGGAGGTAGACCCTATCCTCAGTATCTGTTACAGGGCTTTCAGGCTATTCTTAATGATTGTGAATTAATAGACATGGATCTTTGTGGGTACCAGTACACTTGGGAGCGTGGATCAGACTCAGAAAATAGTATAGAGGTTCGGCTGGACAGAGCATTAGTGACTCAAGATTTCCTCAGTATGTTCACAAATGCCAGACTTACAAATTTAGAAGTCTCTACTTCTGATCATTGTCCGTTATGGCTGGAAACTCAGATTGCTGTTCATTTGAAGGTAACTAAATCTTTTCGATTTGAAAATGCCTGGTTGAGGGAACCGATGTGCTACCAACTTGTAGAAAACGTGTGGAATCGTGGTTCAGATCGATCTTTCTTTGATAAGCTTTTGCGGTGTACAGAACTGCTGTCAGCATGGGGTCAAGAAGTCACAGGAAGTTTCAAAATGCGTATAAATCGGTGcaaaaaaattctgaaaactcTTAAGGGGAGGAGGGACACAGATTCTTTAAAAGTGTTTCgtgaagaaaagaagaacttgACTGAAATTTatgctgttagatatatttga